The proteins below are encoded in one region of Neisseria macacae ATCC 33926:
- the lepB gene encoding signal peptidase I has protein sequence MSTNLIYGAIAAIVIGIFLYFISSKERQENGEWSSGLQWAYLLCMIGVFGILSFYMSFTAVLLIFVVFTGIVWAIHKGRLKKDPSHQDKAHFTDYMSGFFPIILVVFILRTFIAEPFQIPSSSMRPGLVKGDFILVNKFAYGIRTPIINNVLIPTGQIERGDVVVFNYPVQPEMNYIKRIVGLPGDTVEYRDKVLTVNGQVAPDQPNGTYSYPDDTEPSAIHNPELFQTTLNGKTFNILKEPGQPTVSIPALDNYRMKIMPENGYSVEQSGLEHCQYAEDGSGFTCKVPEGRYFAMGDNRDNSADSRYWGFVDDKLIVGKAFFVWMNFGDYSRIGSSIQ, from the coding sequence ATGAGCACAAATTTAATCTACGGCGCGATTGCCGCCATCGTTATCGGCATTTTCCTTTATTTCATAAGCAGCAAAGAACGTCAGGAAAACGGAGAATGGAGCTCCGGCCTGCAATGGGCGTATCTTTTGTGCATGATCGGCGTTTTCGGCATCCTGTCTTTTTACATGAGCTTTACCGCCGTATTGCTGATATTTGTCGTATTCACCGGCATCGTTTGGGCCATTCACAAAGGTCGTCTGAAAAAAGACCCGTCGCACCAGGACAAAGCCCACTTCACCGACTACATGAGCGGCTTTTTTCCGATCATCCTCGTCGTATTCATCCTGCGCACCTTTATCGCCGAACCATTTCAAATCCCATCCAGCTCCATGCGCCCGGGCTTGGTTAAAGGCGACTTCATCCTTGTGAACAAATTCGCCTACGGCATCAGAACCCCGATTATCAACAACGTCCTGATTCCGACCGGACAAATCGAGCGCGGCGACGTCGTCGTGTTCAACTACCCCGTCCAGCCTGAAATGAACTACATCAAGCGCATCGTCGGACTGCCGGGCGATACCGTCGAATACCGCGACAAAGTCCTGACCGTCAACGGACAAGTTGCCCCCGACCAACCGAACGGCACCTACTCCTACCCTGACGATACCGAGCCGTCCGCAATCCACAACCCCGAACTTTTTCAGACGACCCTCAACGGCAAAACCTTCAACATCCTGAAAGAGCCCGGACAACCTACCGTATCCATTCCTGCGCTCGACAACTACCGCATGAAAATCATGCCTGAAAACGGTTATTCCGTAGAGCAAAGCGGTTTGGAACACTGTCAATACGCCGAAGACGGCAGCGGCTTTACCTGCAAAGTGCCCGAAGGCCGTTACTTCGCCATGGGCGACAACCGCGACAACAGCGCCGACTCCCGCTACTGGGGCTTTGTGGACGACAAACTTATCGTCGGAAAAGCCTTCTTCGTGTGGATGAACTTCGGCGATTACAGCCGCATCGGCAGCAGCATCCAATAA
- a CDS encoding IS5 family transposase has product MSTFFQQTAQAMIAKHIDRFPLLKLDQVIDWQPIEQYLNRQRTRYLRDHRGRPAYPLLSMFKAVLLGQWHSLSDPELEHSLITRIDFNLFCRFDELNIPDYSTLCRYRNWLAQDDTLSELLKLINCQLAEKNLKVEKASAAVVDATIIQTAGSKQRQAIEVDEEGQVSGQTTPSKDKDARWTKKNGLYKLGYKQHTRTDEEGYIEKLHITPANVHECNHLSPLLEGIAEGTTVYADKGYDSKENRQHLKEHQLLDGIMRKACRNRPLTEAQTKRNRYLSKTRYVVEQSFGTLHRKFRYARAAYFGLLKVSAQSHLKAMCLNLLKAANRLSVPVAA; this is encoded by the coding sequence ATGAGCACCTTCTTCCAACAAACCGCACAAGCCATGATCGCCAAACACATCGACCGCTTCCCATTATTGAAGTTGGATCAGGTGATTGATTGGCAGCCGATCGAACAATACCTGAACCGTCAAAGAACCCGTTACCTCCGAGACCACCGCGGCCGTCCCGCCTATCCCCTGTTGTCCATGTTCAAAGCCGTCCTGCTCGGACAATGGCACAGCCTCTCCGATCCCGAACTCGAACACAGCCTCATCACCCGCATCGACTTCAACCTGTTTTGCCGTTTTGACGAACTGAACATCCCCGATTACAGCACCTTATGCCGCTACCGCAACTGGCTGGCGCAAGATGACACCCTGTCCGAATTGCTCAAACTGATTAACTGCCAACTGGCCGAAAAAAACCTAAAAGTAGAGAAAGCATCCGCCGCCGTCGTTGACGCCACCATTATTCAGACCGCCGGCAGCAAACAGCGTCAGGCCATAGAAGTCGATGAAGAAGGACAAGTCAGCGGCCAAACCACACCGAGTAAAGACAAAGATGCCCGCTGGACAAAGAAAAACGGCCTCTACAAACTCGGTTACAAACAACATACCCGTACCGATGAGGAAGGCTATATCGAGAAACTGCACATCACCCCCGCCAATGTCCATGAGTGCAACCATCTGTCCCCTTTGTTGGAAGGTATTGCCGAAGGCACGACCGTCTATGCCGACAAAGGCTACGACAGTAAGGAAAACCGGCAACATCTGAAAGAGCATCAGTTGTTAGACGGCATTATGCGCAAAGCCTGCCGCAACCGTCCGCTGACGGAAGCGCAAACCAAACGTAACCGATATTTGTCGAAGACCCGTTATGTGGTCGAACAAAGCTTCGGTACGCTGCACCGTAAATTCCGCTACGCCCGGGCAGCCTATTTTGGTCTGCTCAAAGTGAGTGCGCAAAGCCATCTGAAGGCGATGTGTTTGAACCTGTTGAAAGCGGCTAACAGGCTAAGTGTGCCTGTTGCCGCCTAA
- a CDS encoding surface lipoprotein assembly modifier codes for MKSNQFIFIAGILFPIMVTAKTIANPETEADRQMERIQEMAIPKPPEVGTSLLNGVKASLNEHTQTLTLDDLAKQPELAEPLLNQALQARNYIAAEQLLPIYRKWDRHDPILLDYAQGAIWRSQGKHKKAITLYRNILVRHPNLVTVRLDLAAMLYEDKQTRNSQHEFNAAKKQGLPEDVLPTIALYENAMGQNKWQFSGSLSYTQDNNINNVSAEREIHLPQFDNLAFEKNSDYLPQKGHGFTYALSVDRDINLKGNHYFALSGDVDGVSYWDNHDYDDQTAKVSLGYKNKSFKTDSFVMPFLEKRRYGNHPYYTRKGVDLGVSRWTKPNLRLSANGTFAQKDYAYTKQQGKDYQIGFGATYLMNDKTYFLGGLNYARDKVENFAGSSSKRIGGYLGWGQIWGENFNSRLIINYYNEHFDGKHYVFTDRHRTDNVVVTNLSLWHNKLSFLGITPRLNWRYTNNNSNINELHSYTKNRVFIDFEKTF; via the coding sequence ATGAAATCTAATCAATTCATTTTTATTGCGGGCATATTATTTCCCATAATGGTTACTGCCAAAACCATTGCTAACCCTGAAACTGAAGCCGATCGCCAAATGGAAAGGATACAAGAAATGGCCATTCCTAAACCACCGGAGGTAGGCACCTCCCTTTTGAATGGTGTCAAGGCTTCTTTGAATGAGCATACTCAGACATTGACATTAGATGATCTAGCCAAACAACCAGAGCTGGCCGAACCTTTGTTAAATCAAGCATTGCAAGCGCGAAACTATATTGCTGCAGAGCAGCTCTTGCCTATATATCGTAAATGGGATAGGCATGACCCTATTTTATTGGATTATGCGCAAGGCGCAATTTGGCGTTCGCAAGGAAAGCATAAAAAAGCCATTACACTTTACCGTAATATTCTTGTTCGACATCCTAATCTTGTCACCGTTCGTCTAGACTTGGCTGCTATGCTTTATGAGGATAAGCAAACCCGTAATTCACAACATGAATTTAATGCTGCCAAAAAGCAAGGTTTACCAGAAGATGTCCTTCCTACTATTGCCCTTTATGAAAACGCTATGGGGCAAAATAAATGGCAATTTTCAGGCAGTCTGAGTTACACCCAAGACAACAATATCAACAACGTTTCAGCTGAGCGTGAAATCCATCTTCCTCAATTTGATAACTTGGCTTTTGAAAAAAATTCTGACTATCTGCCACAAAAAGGGCATGGTTTTACCTACGCCCTATCCGTTGATCGCGATATCAATCTCAAAGGCAACCATTATTTCGCTCTTTCAGGCGATGTCGACGGTGTCAGCTATTGGGATAATCATGATTATGATGATCAAACGGCAAAAGTCAGTCTAGGTTATAAAAATAAAAGTTTTAAAACAGATAGTTTTGTTATGCCATTTTTAGAAAAGCGTCGCTACGGAAATCATCCTTATTACACGCGTAAAGGGGTAGATTTAGGTGTTTCACGTTGGACAAAACCAAATTTACGTCTATCTGCCAACGGAACCTTTGCACAAAAAGATTATGCCTATACCAAACAACAAGGGAAAGATTATCAGATTGGATTTGGGGCGACCTACCTGATGAATGATAAAACTTATTTCTTAGGAGGTTTGAATTATGCGCGTGACAAAGTTGAAAATTTCGCAGGCAGCAGCTCCAAACGGATAGGAGGTTACTTAGGTTGGGGGCAAATTTGGGGTGAAAATTTCAATAGTCGCCTTATCATTAATTACTACAATGAACACTTTGATGGAAAACATTACGTCTTTACCGACCGTCATCGTACAGATAATGTCGTGGTTACCAATTTAAGCCTCTGGCACAATAAACTTAGTTTTCTAGGAATTACGCCGAGATTAAATTGGCGATATACAAACAATAACAGCAATATTAACGAACTTCATAGTTATACTAAAAATCGCGTATTTATAGATTTTGAGAAAACGTTTTGA
- the gloB gene encoding hydroxyacylglutathione hydrolase, whose protein sequence is MKITPVQALNDNYIWMIQDGNHAACVDPSDATPVLVFLVRNRLMLAQTWVTHLHHDHIGGVQSLKNGFMESPVYGETDIDVATHTVTAGTQFPFGDGLVTVWATPGHTDRHVSYLLENAEGLHVFCGDTLFSAGCGRVFTGTIEELYDSFQRFNQLPEETLFYPAHEYTASNLRFAEFIELENPDIQAALRAAEHTPTLPVTLAHERKINPFLRVDLPQVRERVEELAGRGLNSGLEVFAALRELKNRF, encoded by the coding sequence ATGAAAATTACACCCGTCCAAGCCCTAAACGACAACTACATTTGGATGATTCAAGACGGCAACCACGCCGCCTGCGTCGATCCGTCCGATGCCACGCCCGTTTTGGTATTCCTCGTCCGCAACCGCCTGATGCTGGCGCAAACGTGGGTTACCCATCTGCATCACGACCATATCGGCGGAGTCCAATCCCTCAAAAACGGCTTTATGGAATCGCCCGTGTACGGTGAGACGGATATCGATGTGGCAACGCATACGGTGACGGCAGGTACGCAGTTTCCTTTTGGCGACGGGCTGGTTACCGTGTGGGCGACGCCCGGCCATACCGACCGCCACGTCAGCTATCTTTTGGAAAACGCCGAAGGTCTGCACGTTTTCTGCGGCGATACCTTATTCTCCGCTGGTTGCGGCAGGGTGTTTACGGGAACGATAGAGGAGTTGTACGACAGTTTCCAAAGGTTCAATCAGTTGCCCGAAGAAACGCTGTTTTATCCTGCGCATGAATACACCGCTTCTAATCTGCGTTTTGCCGAATTTATCGAACTGGAGAATCCCGATATTCAAGCGGCTTTACGCGCGGCGGAACATACGCCGACCTTGCCCGTTACCCTTGCACATGAACGCAAAATCAATCCGTTTTTACGGGTCGATTTGCCCCAAGTCCGCGAACGGGTGGAAGAACTGGCGGGGCGGGGGCTGAACAGCGGCTTGGAAGTGTTCGCGGCGCTGCGGGAATTGAAAAACCGGTTTTGA
- a CDS encoding 5'-methylthioadenosine/adenosylhomocysteine nucleosidase — MSVQTVAVIGAMEQEIELLREAMDNVKSVSFGKFTAYEGEMAGKRMVLVLSGIGKVNAAVSTAWVIHQFAPDCVINTGSAGGLGKGLKVGDVVVGTEIAHHDVDVTAFGYVWGQVPQLPAVFVSDDLLVGKAKQAAEVFEGAAVDQGLIVSGDRFVHSSEGVAEIRSHFPEVKAVEMEAATIAQACHQLNTPFVVIRAMSDSADEKADISFEEFLKTAAASSAKMVEKIVASL; from the coding sequence ATGTCTGTACAAACAGTAGCGGTCATCGGCGCGATGGAGCAGGAAATCGAGCTTTTGCGCGAAGCAATGGATAACGTCAAAAGCGTGTCTTTCGGTAAGTTTACCGCCTACGAAGGCGAGATGGCGGGCAAACGCATGGTGTTGGTATTGAGCGGCATCGGCAAGGTAAATGCAGCGGTTTCAACGGCTTGGGTTATCCATCAATTTGCGCCTGACTGCGTCATCAATACCGGCAGCGCGGGCGGCTTGGGCAAAGGTTTGAAAGTCGGCGACGTAGTAGTCGGCACGGAAATCGCGCACCACGACGTCGATGTAACGGCGTTCGGCTATGTTTGGGGACAAGTGCCGCAACTGCCCGCTGTATTCGTTTCAGACGACCTCTTGGTCGGCAAGGCAAAACAGGCGGCGGAAGTATTTGAAGGCGCGGCGGTAGATCAAGGTTTGATTGTCAGCGGCGACCGCTTTGTCCACAGCAGCGAAGGCGTGGCGGAAATCCGCAGCCATTTCCCCGAAGTCAAAGCGGTGGAAATGGAAGCAGCGACGATTGCGCAAGCCTGCCACCAGTTGAACACGCCTTTCGTCGTGATTCGCGCGATGTCCGATTCGGCGGACGAAAAAGCGGACATCAGCTTTGAAGAGTTTTTGAAAACAGCGGCGGCAAGCTCGGCGAAAATGGTGGAAAAGATTGTCGCGTCGCTGTAA
- the alr gene encoding alanine racemase yields MRPLNARIRLDNLRHNYQTLKQIHGGKMLAVIKADAYGHGAVRCAHALSEIADGFAVATVDEAVELRESGITNPIVLLEGVFEAAEYATVDQYNLWPGVGSQWQLEALIAHHWQNPVKVWLKMDSGMHRAGFFPHNYTSAHTALKQCKHVDGIVKFSHFACADEPDNGMTEMQLEAFDLACEGLEGEESLANSAAILNVPEARRDWGRAGLALYGISPFGGVDERLKPVMRLTSRVFGERVLQPHSPIGYGATFYTSKSTRVGLIACGYADGYPRRASTNSPVAVEGKRSRIIGRVSMDMITVELDASQEGLGAEVELWGDVVNINEVAEAAGMIPYEIFCNVKRAKFTYSE; encoded by the coding sequence ATGCGTCCATTAAATGCCCGAATCCGCTTGGACAATCTGCGCCACAATTATCAAACCCTGAAACAGATTCACGGCGGCAAGATGCTTGCCGTCATCAAAGCTGATGCTTACGGGCACGGCGCGGTACGGTGCGCCCATGCATTGTCTGAAATTGCCGATGGGTTCGCCGTCGCCACCGTGGACGAAGCCGTCGAATTGCGCGAGAGCGGCATTACCAATCCCATCGTATTGCTTGAAGGCGTGTTTGAAGCGGCGGAATACGCTACCGTCGATCAATACAATTTGTGGCCGGGCGTCGGCAGCCAGTGGCAGCTCGAAGCCTTAATCGCCCATCATTGGCAAAATCCCGTTAAAGTCTGGCTCAAAATGGATTCCGGTATGCATCGTGCCGGCTTCTTCCCGCACAATTACACTTCCGCCCACACCGCCCTGAAACAATGCAAACACGTCGACGGCATCGTCAAATTCAGCCACTTTGCCTGCGCCGACGAACCCGACAACGGCATGACCGAAATGCAGCTCGAAGCCTTTGATTTGGCATGTGAAGGCTTGGAAGGCGAAGAAAGCCTCGCCAACTCCGCCGCCATCTTGAACGTCCCTGAAGCGCGCCGCGACTGGGGGCGTGCCGGTCTGGCGCTTTACGGCATTTCTCCGTTCGGCGGCGTGGACGAACGCCTGAAGCCTGTCATGCGCCTGACTTCCCGCGTATTCGGCGAACGCGTCCTGCAACCCCATTCTCCCATCGGTTACGGCGCGACGTTTTACACCAGCAAATCCACCCGCGTCGGCCTGATTGCCTGCGGCTACGCCGACGGTTATCCGCGCCGCGCCTCGACCAATTCGCCTGTTGCCGTCGAAGGTAAACGCAGCCGCATCATCGGCAGGGTGTCTATGGACATGATTACCGTCGAACTCGACGCTTCCCAAGAAGGTTTGGGTGCTGAAGTCGAATTGTGGGGCGATGTTGTCAACATCAACGAAGTCGCCGAAGCTGCCGGTATGATTCCGTATGAAATTTTTTGCAACGTCAAGCGCGCGAAGTTTACATATTCGGAATAA
- the lepA gene encoding translation elongation factor 4 gives MKNIRNFSIIAHIDHGKSTLADRFIQYCGGLDLREMSTQVLDSMDIEKERGITIKAQTAALNYKARDGQVYQLNLIDTPGHVDFSYEVSRSLSACEGALLVVDASQGVEAQTVANCYTAIDLGVEVVPVLNKIDLPAADPERVEQEIEDIIGIDAVGAVQCSAKSGIGVEDVLEEIVAKIPAPTGDENAPLQAVIVDSWFDNYVGVVMLIRVKNGIIKLKDKVRFMSTKAETQVEQLGVFTPKSVQKQELKAGEVGFLITGVKELGQAKVGDTVTLVANPASEPLPGFQEVQSQVFAGLYPVESHDYEALRDALEKLQLNDASLKFEPEVSQALGFGFRCGFLGLLHLEIVQERLEREFDMDLITTAPTVVYEVVLKSGEKIEVENPSKLPDIGSIETILEPIITATILVPQEYVGNVMTLCNQKRGVQVNMQYMGRQVMLTYDLPMNEVVMDFFDKLKSTSRGYASLDYHFKEFQPSDLIKLDIMVNGEKVDALSLIVHRQSAVHRGRELAAKMRELIPRQMFDIAVQAAIGSQIIARENVKALRKNVLAKCYGGDITRKKKLLEKQKAGKRRMKQVGNVEIPQSAFLAILQVSDK, from the coding sequence ATGAAAAATATCCGAAATTTCTCCATCATTGCCCACATCGACCACGGCAAATCGACGCTTGCCGACCGCTTCATCCAATACTGCGGCGGCTTGGATTTGCGCGAAATGAGTACGCAGGTACTCGATTCCATGGACATCGAAAAAGAGCGCGGCATCACCATCAAAGCGCAAACCGCCGCACTCAACTACAAAGCACGCGACGGGCAGGTGTATCAGCTCAACCTGATTGACACGCCGGGACACGTCGACTTTTCTTACGAAGTTTCCCGTTCGCTGTCCGCCTGCGAAGGCGCGCTTTTGGTCGTTGACGCATCGCAAGGCGTGGAAGCGCAAACCGTGGCGAACTGCTACACCGCGATTGATTTGGGCGTGGAAGTCGTGCCTGTTTTGAACAAAATCGACCTGCCCGCCGCCGACCCCGAACGCGTGGAACAGGAAATCGAAGACATCATCGGCATCGATGCCGTCGGCGCGGTGCAATGTTCAGCCAAAAGCGGCATCGGCGTGGAAGACGTTTTGGAAGAAATCGTTGCCAAAATCCCCGCGCCGACCGGCGACGAAAACGCGCCGCTGCAAGCCGTTATCGTCGATTCGTGGTTTGACAACTACGTCGGCGTGGTCATGCTGATTCGTGTGAAAAACGGCATCATCAAGCTGAAAGACAAAGTGCGCTTTATGAGCACCAAGGCGGAAACGCAGGTTGAGCAGCTGGGCGTATTCACACCTAAATCGGTTCAAAAACAAGAACTCAAAGCCGGCGAAGTGGGCTTTTTGATTACCGGTGTGAAAGAATTGGGACAGGCGAAAGTCGGCGATACGGTTACTTTGGTTGCCAACCCCGCTTCTGAGCCGCTGCCCGGCTTCCAAGAAGTGCAAAGTCAAGTATTCGCGGGTCTCTACCCTGTAGAAAGCCACGACTACGAAGCCTTGCGTGATGCTTTGGAAAAATTGCAGCTTAACGATGCTTCGTTGAAATTCGAGCCTGAAGTTTCTCAGGCATTAGGCTTCGGCTTCCGCTGCGGCTTCTTGGGCTTGCTGCACTTGGAAATCGTACAGGAACGCTTGGAGCGCGAGTTTGACATGGATTTGATTACCACCGCGCCGACGGTGGTTTATGAAGTCGTGTTGAAGAGCGGCGAAAAAATCGAAGTCGAAAACCCGTCTAAACTGCCCGACATCGGCAGCATCGAAACCATTCTCGAGCCGATTATTACCGCGACCATCCTCGTGCCGCAGGAATACGTCGGCAACGTCATGACTTTGTGTAACCAAAAGCGCGGCGTGCAGGTCAATATGCAGTACATGGGCCGTCAAGTCATGCTGACTTACGATTTGCCTATGAACGAAGTCGTGATGGACTTTTTCGACAAACTCAAATCCACTTCGCGCGGCTATGCCTCGCTGGACTACCATTTCAAAGAATTCCAACCGTCTGATTTGATTAAGCTCGACATCATGGTCAACGGCGAAAAAGTCGATGCCCTGAGCCTGATTGTGCACCGTCAAAGCGCGGTTCACCGAGGCCGCGAGCTGGCAGCGAAAATGCGCGAGCTGATTCCGCGCCAAATGTTCGACATCGCCGTCCAAGCCGCCATCGGCAGCCAGATTATCGCCCGCGAAAACGTCAAAGCCCTGCGTAAAAACGTCTTGGCGAAATGTTACGGCGGCGATATTACGCGTAAGAAAAAACTTCTCGAAAAACAAAAAGCAGGCAAACGCCGCATGAAACAAGTGGGCAACGTGGAAATCCCGCAAAGCGCATTCTTGGCGATTCTGCAAGTGAGCGACAAATAA
- a CDS encoding SPFH domain-containing protein, giving the protein MFNFIKKQFIDVIQWPNPDDSLLMWRFPIADEEIQNGASLTVREAQMAMFVDEGVTADVFGPGRYTLNTQTLPLLTNLKNWDKLFESPFKSDVYFFNTKQQLARKWGTSQPVTVRDAEFGAVQLRSFGMYAYRISDPAKFFKEVSGVAAEYSGVELENQLRNIAITQLAAAFGSSGIPFLDMAANQVLLSQKIGELLGAEFAKLGLTLENFTVESITLPAAIQEALDKKISMGVIGDLGRYTQYQTAESIPLAAQNEGGLAGIGAGLGVGTGVGQAMAGAMAGMMQPAAQPAAQPAQSVQTTSEDPQAKLTKLKSLLDGGLISQEDYDKAKAEVLKQLIG; this is encoded by the coding sequence ATGTTCAACTTTATCAAGAAACAGTTTATCGACGTCATCCAATGGCCGAATCCCGACGACAGCCTGCTGATGTGGCGTTTCCCGATTGCCGACGAGGAAATCCAAAACGGCGCGAGCCTGACCGTGCGCGAGGCGCAGATGGCGATGTTTGTTGACGAGGGCGTAACCGCCGACGTGTTCGGACCGGGCCGTTATACACTCAACACGCAAACGCTGCCGCTGCTGACCAACCTGAAAAACTGGGACAAGCTCTTTGAATCCCCGTTTAAATCCGACGTTTACTTTTTCAATACCAAACAACAGCTTGCGCGGAAATGGGGGACGTCGCAACCCGTTACCGTACGCGATGCCGAGTTCGGAGCGGTGCAGTTGCGCTCGTTCGGCATGTACGCCTACCGCATCAGCGATCCGGCAAAATTCTTCAAAGAAGTCAGCGGTGTAGCGGCAGAATACAGCGGTGTCGAGTTGGAAAACCAGTTGCGCAATATCGCCATCACCCAACTCGCGGCGGCGTTCGGCAGCTCCGGCATTCCGTTTTTGGATATGGCGGCAAACCAAGTTTTGCTGTCGCAAAAAATCGGCGAATTACTCGGCGCGGAATTTGCCAAACTCGGCTTGACACTGGAAAACTTCACCGTCGAAAGCATCACTCTGCCTGCCGCCATCCAAGAAGCCTTGGATAAGAAAATTTCCATGGGCGTCATCGGCGACTTGGGACGCTACACCCAATACCAAACCGCCGAATCCATCCCGCTCGCTGCGCAAAACGAAGGCGGACTTGCAGGAATCGGCGCAGGTTTGGGCGTAGGCACTGGCGTCGGTCAGGCAATGGCTGGCGCGATGGCGGGCATGATGCAGCCCGCAGCGCAACCGGCAGCACAACCCGCCCAAAGCGTTCAGACGACCTCCGAAGACCCGCAGGCAAAATTGACGAAACTCAAATCCCTGTTGGACGGTGGTTTGATTTCCCAAGAGGATTACGATAAAGCCAAAGCGGAAGTGTTGAAGCAGTTGATCGGCTGA
- a CDS encoding PilT/PilU family type 4a pilus ATPase yields MMTNPPSAKDELFTWLRHMNKYKGSDLFITTNFPPAMKVDGKITPITDEPLTSEKCMEIAFSIMSTKQIEEFSSTNECNFAISLPDTSRFRVNAMVQRGATALVFRSITSKIPNFDSLNLPPVLKDVVMKKRGLVIFVGGTGSGKSTSLAAMVDHRNENCQDHIITIEDPIEFVHQHKKSIITQREVGVDTENWFAALKNTLRQAPDVILIGEIRDRETMDYALAFAETGHLCLATLHANNSNQALDRIINFFPEERRTQLLTDLSLNLQAFISQRLIPREGGKGRVAAVEILLNSPIISEMIQKGEIHSIKEMMKKSTAMGMQTFDQALYELYERGDISFQDAIKNADSAHDLRLDIQLRSRRAQNAGPDLELI; encoded by the coding sequence ATGATGACCAATCCCCCCAGCGCAAAAGACGAATTGTTCACTTGGCTGCGCCATATGAACAAATACAAAGGCTCCGACCTCTTTATCACGACCAATTTTCCGCCCGCTATGAAAGTGGACGGCAAAATCACGCCGATTACCGACGAGCCGCTGACCTCCGAAAAATGTATGGAAATCGCTTTTTCGATTATGTCCACCAAACAAATCGAAGAGTTTTCCTCCACCAACGAATGCAACTTCGCCATCAGCCTGCCCGACACCAGCCGCTTCCGTGTCAATGCCATGGTGCAGCGTGGTGCAACGGCGTTGGTGTTCCGCTCCATTACCAGCAAAATCCCGAATTTTGACAGCCTCAATCTGCCACCCGTCTTGAAAGACGTGGTGATGAAAAAACGCGGTCTTGTGATTTTCGTCGGCGGTACCGGCTCGGGTAAATCCACTTCGCTCGCCGCAATGGTTGACCACCGCAACGAAAATTGCCAAGACCACATCATCACCATCGAAGACCCGATTGAGTTTGTTCATCAACACAAAAAAAGCATCATTACCCAGCGCGAAGTCGGCGTGGATACCGAAAACTGGTTTGCCGCGCTGAAAAACACCCTGCGTCAGGCGCCGGACGTCATCCTCATCGGCGAGATTCGCGACCGCGAAACCATGGACTACGCCTTGGCGTTCGCCGAAACAGGCCACCTCTGTCTCGCCACGCTGCACGCCAACAACTCCAACCAAGCGCTCGACCGCATCATCAACTTCTTCCCCGAAGAGCGCCGCACCCAGCTTTTGACCGACTTGTCGCTCAACCTGCAAGCCTTCATCTCGCAACGCCTGATTCCCCGTGAAGGCGGCAAGGGGCGCGTAGCCGCAGTGGAAATCCTGCTCAATTCGCCGATTATTTCCGAAATGATTCAAAAAGGCGAAATCCACAGCATCAAAGAAATGATGAAAAAATCTACCGCCATGGGCATGCAAACCTTCGACCAAGCGCTCTACGAGCTGTACGAACGCGGCGACATCAGTTTCCAAGACGCCATTAAAAACGCCGACTCCGCCCACGACCTGCGTTTGGACATCCAACTGCGCAGCCGCCGCGCCCAAAACGCCGGCCCGGACTTGGAACTGATTTAA